Proteins from a genomic interval of Rubinisphaera italica:
- a CDS encoding OPT family oligopeptide transporter — MADVEIEIEEQESEQLYFPEPSERQLTARAVIVGCLVGSIVSCTNIYIGLKIGWAFGASIISAVLGFSIFSLLNRKLSVLETNIAQTSGSAAGYMSSAAGLLAPIPAMMLLGYNFSWYALMMWSVSVAFLGVFFAVPLRRQVIDVDKLRFPTGTATAETILAMYGDAADALAKARVLVIAGICAGLFTLAYHFVPELEQPPIHEWEWVPGVAYLAVAAAWGFKVYLGPSLLGAGFLIGPRVVLSLVGGAILGWGSLGPYCQSMEWAPGPIMAYENGPRGWLLWPGVALMVSEALGSLAFSWKTFVNAFTMPVAKSLDEEQTVSGHIPNSWWIGGLIGGSILAIIITQFVFDIPWYLTLIAIPVSFILSIVAVRSAGETDINPIGGMGKVTQLIFGGIAPGSISTNLMAAAITSAGASQAADMMQDLKTGKMLGAAPRKQFIAQLCGICVGILFAVPVYFIFTKAYELGSEQLPAPAAMAWKAMAVILNEGFGALPPFAEESIIIAGIIGLAIAGLRQIKSIANFVPSGLAMGIAFIVPAYYSLVMFYGLVVWLIWKAIAPAAAQKYNFALASGLIAGEGLMGIVNAGLTIVGIHAFGDIQLRIRELLQYLGLQ, encoded by the coding sequence ATGGCAGATGTGGAAATCGAAATTGAGGAACAGGAGTCTGAACAGCTTTATTTTCCGGAGCCTTCGGAACGACAATTGACCGCTCGAGCCGTCATTGTGGGATGTCTGGTTGGCAGTATCGTTTCCTGCACGAACATTTATATTGGCCTGAAAATCGGCTGGGCGTTCGGGGCTTCGATTATCTCCGCTGTCCTCGGGTTTTCGATCTTCTCGCTGTTGAACCGCAAACTCTCGGTTCTTGAAACCAACATCGCACAAACCTCCGGCTCCGCAGCTGGGTACATGTCTTCGGCAGCTGGCTTGCTGGCCCCAATTCCGGCAATGATGCTGCTTGGTTATAACTTCAGCTGGTACGCCTTGATGATGTGGTCGGTTTCGGTTGCCTTCCTGGGTGTCTTCTTTGCCGTGCCATTAAGACGTCAGGTGATCGATGTCGATAAGCTCCGCTTTCCGACGGGAACGGCGACTGCCGAAACGATTCTTGCCATGTATGGAGATGCAGCTGATGCTCTAGCTAAAGCTCGCGTACTGGTGATAGCCGGGATTTGTGCAGGTCTGTTTACTCTGGCCTACCACTTTGTTCCGGAACTCGAACAGCCTCCCATTCATGAATGGGAGTGGGTTCCCGGAGTAGCATATTTGGCGGTAGCGGCTGCCTGGGGATTCAAAGTTTATCTCGGTCCCTCGCTGCTGGGAGCTGGATTTCTGATCGGCCCGCGCGTGGTGCTTTCTCTAGTCGGCGGAGCGATTCTCGGCTGGGGAAGTCTAGGACCTTATTGTCAATCTATGGAGTGGGCACCAGGACCAATCATGGCCTATGAAAATGGTCCCCGTGGCTGGTTACTCTGGCCGGGTGTGGCTCTGATGGTTTCAGAAGCTCTCGGATCCCTTGCTTTCTCCTGGAAAACATTTGTGAATGCTTTCACAATGCCCGTCGCCAAAAGTCTCGATGAAGAACAAACCGTCTCCGGGCACATCCCCAACAGTTGGTGGATTGGCGGCTTGATTGGCGGATCCATTCTGGCCATTATCATCACACAGTTCGTTTTCGATATCCCCTGGTATTTAACACTCATCGCCATTCCGGTTTCCTTTATCCTTTCAATCGTAGCCGTGCGTTCTGCTGGAGAAACCGATATCAATCCGATTGGGGGAATGGGAAAAGTGACGCAGTTGATTTTTGGAGGCATCGCACCCGGTTCTATCTCGACTAACCTGATGGCAGCCGCGATTACTTCTGCAGGAGCTTCCCAAGCAGCTGACATGATGCAGGATCTGAAAACGGGCAAGATGCTCGGAGCCGCTCCTCGTAAACAATTTATCGCCCAGTTATGCGGAATCTGTGTCGGAATCCTGTTCGCAGTTCCTGTCTATTTTATCTTTACTAAGGCTTACGAATTGGGGAGCGAACAACTCCCGGCTCCAGCTGCGATGGCCTGGAAAGCGATGGCTGTCATTCTGAACGAAGGCTTCGGAGCCCTGCCTCCATTTGCCGAAGAGTCGATCATTATTGCCGGCATCATTGGGCTAGCCATTGCAGGTCTACGACAAATTAAATCGATCGCCAACTTCGTCCCGAGTGGACTGGCAATGGGCATCGCTTTCATCGTCCCAGCTTATTATTCCCTCGTGATGTTTTACGGCCTGGTCGTCTGGTTGATCTGGAAAGCGATCGCGCCAGCAGCCGCTCAGAAATACAACTTCGCCCTCGCCTCCGGACTGATCGCCGGCGAAGGTTTGATGGGTATTGTGAACGCGGGGCTGACGATTGTTGGAATTCATGCATTTGGTGATATTCAATTGCGTATCCGTGAATTACTACAGTATCTTGGGCTGCAGTAA
- a CDS encoding carbon storage regulator, whose amino-acid sequence MLVLSRKLNERIIIGDSIEIKVLKISNGRVKLGIEADSFIDIRRGEIDLDLSEAEVPQSTKKTQSVTLQVAS is encoded by the coding sequence ATGCTTGTATTATCACGAAAACTGAATGAGCGAATCATCATCGGCGACTCAATTGAGATCAAAGTTCTGAAGATCTCGAATGGTCGAGTTAAACTCGGAATCGAAGCCGATTCCTTTATCGATATCCGTCGTGGTGAAATCGATCTGGATCTCTCGGAAGCCGAAGTGCCACAGAGTACCAAGAAAACTCAGTCTGTCACTCTACAGGTTGCTTCGTAG
- the ffh gene encoding signal recognition particle protein, with protein sequence MFESITKSLGSALGNLQRGRINEANIQEAIQEIKQALLEADVSYDVVDEFIKTVTQQSLGEKVLKSLKPGEQIVGIVHQELINLMGPVDHSLHMRKSGISIIMMCGLQGSGKTTTCAKLAKMLLAEGRKPMLVAADLQRPGAIEQLKTVGAQVGVPVHAEDPKGNNPVKVCQNGVAAAKKTSSVDTVILDTAGRLHVDAELMKELSQIDRKLSPDQVLLVTDAMTGQDAVRSAKAFNEALELDGAILTKLDGDTRGGAALSVKQVTGVPIKFIGVGEQLDKLELFHPDRMASRILGMGDIVSLVEKAQMQFDAEEMEKQQERMAKGKFTLDDFHKQMKQIKKLGSMGEIMKMIPGMGGMADMMAQTDGMNPDKEIGRMEAMISSMTPQERQNPNLIDRSRRNRIARGCGSEPGAVGNLVKQFNDMAGMMQKMAGMGVRDKMRAVQELSKMGMADPGGRITDKKLRSKRGPADEKKLQQIKKDKRKQARKARKKNR encoded by the coding sequence ATGTTTGAGTCCATTACAAAGAGTTTAGGCAGTGCGCTGGGCAATTTGCAGCGTGGCCGTATTAATGAAGCCAATATTCAAGAGGCGATTCAGGAGATTAAGCAGGCGCTGCTGGAAGCGGATGTCAGCTATGATGTTGTTGATGAGTTCATAAAGACGGTCACGCAGCAGTCTCTGGGGGAAAAGGTTCTCAAGTCGCTTAAGCCGGGCGAGCAGATTGTCGGGATTGTTCATCAGGAACTGATCAACCTGATGGGGCCTGTCGACCATTCGCTGCATATGCGGAAGTCGGGTATCAGCATCATTATGATGTGTGGTCTGCAGGGGTCCGGGAAAACGACGACCTGTGCCAAGCTCGCCAAAATGTTGCTGGCTGAAGGTCGCAAACCGATGCTCGTCGCAGCCGACTTGCAGCGTCCGGGTGCGATTGAACAGCTGAAAACCGTTGGTGCTCAGGTTGGGGTGCCGGTGCATGCGGAAGATCCCAAAGGGAATAATCCGGTCAAAGTTTGCCAGAATGGTGTGGCAGCCGCGAAGAAGACCAGTTCGGTTGATACTGTCATTCTCGATACCGCCGGTCGATTGCATGTCGATGCGGAATTGATGAAAGAGCTGTCTCAAATCGATCGCAAGTTGAGCCCAGATCAGGTGTTGCTCGTGACCGATGCGATGACTGGTCAGGATGCGGTCCGCTCGGCGAAAGCGTTCAACGAAGCTCTCGAACTCGATGGAGCGATCCTCACCAAACTCGACGGCGACACCCGTGGTGGAGCGGCGTTGAGTGTGAAGCAGGTGACCGGCGTGCCGATTAAGTTTATCGGTGTTGGCGAGCAGCTCGACAAGCTGGAACTGTTTCATCCGGATCGTATGGCGAGTCGAATTCTGGGGATGGGCGATATTGTTTCGCTCGTCGAAAAAGCCCAGATGCAGTTCGATGCCGAGGAGATGGAGAAGCAGCAGGAAAGAATGGCCAAGGGGAAATTTACCCTGGACGATTTCCACAAGCAGATGAAGCAGATCAAGAAGCTCGGCTCGATGGGCGAAATCATGAAAATGATTCCCGGCATGGGTGGCATGGCTGACATGATGGCTCAGACCGACGGGATGAATCCGGACAAAGAAATCGGCCGCATGGAAGCGATGATTTCTTCGATGACGCCCCAGGAACGTCAAAACCCGAATTTGATCGACCGCAGCCGACGTAATCGAATTGCCCGGGGTTGTGGATCGGAGCCGGGAGCGGTCGGGAATCTGGTCAAGCAGTTTAACGACATGGCTGGCATGATGCAGAAGATGGCCGGCATGGGTGTCCGCGACAAAATGCGAGCCGTCCAGGAACTCTCCAAAATGGGCATGGCCGACCCAGGCGGACGGATCACCGATAAAAAACTCCGCAGCAAACGCGGCCCAGCTGATGAGAAGAAACTGCAGCAGATTAAGAAAGATAAGCGGAAGCAGGCACGGAAGGCGCGGAAGAAGAATCGGTGA
- a CDS encoding dockerin type I domain-containing protein, which translates to MIRILFCFCVIVLCSVDVYAQQLRSIDASNPIGRGQRELIIGDRQTGRSNFALSSIFDPEDSSGGYTGIDAAKITVGSDLYTGGAFSTLLNPGTRFEVQVPFISVREIASPTRINSFEILGGFSYSRAHGNDDFQLNEPIGGGLQAEIDSVDLYQFHLDCLFRTKIRSESRDQLIELFVGAGAGLGKTKTDLNFTTFNPNKTQYFVPVGTGVSELEDDGVFGGRITAGAGTETRYGQFNLITNLFILQTGGVTGASGNSTGVTVGFEFRPGRSNADFNRDGYVDGSDYLIWRNNLGATEFSNSGGDANSDGTVDAQDFNIWRNQMRQ; encoded by the coding sequence ATGATCCGAATCCTCTTTTGTTTTTGCGTGATTGTATTGTGCTCAGTCGATGTTTATGCACAACAGCTGCGTTCCATCGATGCGTCGAATCCAATTGGTCGCGGGCAGCGTGAACTCATCATTGGGGATCGCCAGACGGGTCGATCGAATTTTGCTTTGAGTTCAATATTCGATCCAGAGGATTCATCAGGAGGGTATACCGGCATTGATGCCGCAAAAATCACTGTGGGAAGCGATCTTTATACCGGCGGAGCCTTCAGTACGTTGCTGAATCCGGGCACCCGTTTCGAAGTTCAAGTCCCATTTATTTCCGTTCGCGAAATTGCGTCTCCCACACGGATTAACAGTTTCGAAATTCTGGGGGGATTTTCTTACTCTCGTGCTCACGGAAATGACGACTTCCAGCTCAACGAGCCGATCGGAGGTGGACTGCAGGCCGAGATTGATTCTGTGGACCTGTATCAATTTCACCTCGATTGCCTCTTTCGGACGAAAATTCGGTCGGAGAGCCGAGATCAGTTAATAGAGCTCTTTGTCGGAGCTGGTGCAGGTTTGGGAAAAACGAAAACGGACTTGAATTTCACGACGTTCAACCCGAACAAAACGCAGTATTTCGTACCGGTGGGAACGGGAGTCTCCGAATTGGAAGATGATGGTGTGTTTGGTGGACGGATTACAGCGGGCGCGGGCACAGAAACCCGATACGGACAATTCAATCTGATTACGAATCTGTTCATCCTGCAGACGGGGGGAGTAACGGGGGCTTCGGGCAACTCGACAGGTGTGACTGTTGGATTTGAGTTTCGCCCCGGTCGTTCAAATGCAGACTTCAATCGTGATGGCTATGTGGATGGATCCGACTATTTAATCTGGCGAAACAACCTGGGAGCAACTGAATTCTCGAACAGCGGCGGGGATGCCAATTCTGATGGAACGGTCGATGCACAGGACTTCAACATCTGGCGAAATCAAATGAGGCAATAA
- the leuC gene encoding 3-isopropylmalate dehydratase large subunit has protein sequence MSEKKNLFNKVWDLHNVGTLPTGQTQLFIGLHLIHEVTSPQAFAMLRERGLSVMYPERTVATVDHIVPTDDQARPFKDLLAEQMMSQIEKNCREFGVTLFDISDSRQGIVHIVGPEQGLTQPGLTIVCGDSHTSTHGAFGAIAFGIGTSQVAGVLATQTLALGKPKVRRIEVNGELNPGVYAKDVTLYIIQKLGVKGGIGYAYEYAGDVFDRMTMEERMTVCNMSIEGGARCGYINPDQTTVDYLRGRPQAPQGADFDKAAEWWLSLASGPDAEYDDVVTFDASDIEPTVTWGITPGQSIGINENVPTLDSFEEDDRAGAQEAYEYMGLEAGQSLKGVKVDVTFIGSCTNGRISDLREAAQLVKGHKVAPGVKALVVPGSQLVLKQAVEEGLDKIFEEAGFEWRAAGCSMCLAMNPDKLKGREVCASSSNRNFKGRQGSPTGRTLLMSPAMVAAAAINGHVADVREMMEPVGV, from the coding sequence ATGAGCGAGAAAAAGAATCTGTTTAACAAGGTCTGGGATCTGCATAACGTCGGCACCTTGCCGACCGGACAAACACAATTGTTCATCGGTCTGCATCTCATTCACGAAGTGACCAGCCCGCAGGCGTTTGCCATGCTTCGCGAGCGGGGTTTGAGCGTGATGTATCCCGAGCGAACGGTCGCGACAGTCGATCATATTGTGCCGACGGATGATCAGGCGCGGCCATTTAAGGATCTGCTGGCTGAGCAGATGATGTCTCAAATCGAGAAAAACTGTCGGGAATTCGGCGTCACTCTCTTCGACATCAGCGACTCTCGTCAGGGAATTGTCCACATTGTCGGCCCGGAACAGGGACTGACTCAGCCCGGATTGACGATCGTCTGTGGAGACAGTCATACCTCGACTCATGGGGCATTCGGTGCAATCGCCTTCGGAATCGGCACCAGTCAGGTTGCCGGCGTGCTGGCGACACAGACTCTGGCACTCGGCAAGCCGAAAGTTCGCCGGATTGAAGTGAATGGCGAACTGAATCCCGGCGTTTATGCCAAGGACGTCACACTGTACATCATTCAGAAGCTGGGTGTGAAGGGCGGCATTGGTTATGCCTATGAATATGCGGGCGATGTATTCGACCGGATGACGATGGAAGAGCGGATGACGGTCTGCAATATGAGCATCGAAGGGGGTGCCCGTTGTGGATATATCAATCCGGATCAAACAACCGTCGATTATTTACGCGGTCGTCCGCAGGCTCCTCAGGGGGCAGATTTCGACAAGGCAGCCGAGTGGTGGCTGAGCCTGGCTTCAGGGCCGGATGCCGAATATGACGATGTCGTGACCTTCGATGCGAGCGATATCGAGCCGACCGTGACTTGGGGAATTACGCCGGGACAGTCGATCGGCATCAACGAGAATGTGCCGACGCTCGATAGTTTTGAAGAGGATGACCGGGCCGGAGCTCAGGAAGCTTACGAGTATATGGGCCTGGAAGCGGGGCAGTCGCTCAAAGGTGTGAAAGTCGATGTGACGTTCATCGGCTCCTGCACCAACGGACGTATTTCCGATCTTCGAGAAGCGGCTCAACTCGTGAAGGGTCACAAGGTTGCTCCCGGTGTGAAAGCACTGGTTGTGCCTGGCTCTCAACTAGTACTGAAACAGGCCGTTGAAGAAGGTCTGGATAAAATCTTTGAAGAAGCGGGCTTCGAGTGGCGAGCAGCCGGTTGTTCGATGTGTCTGGCGATGAATCCGGATAAATTGAAGGGCCGCGAGGTGTGTGCGTCTTCCAGTAACCGCAACTTCAAGGGACGTCAGGGTAGCCCGACAGGCCGAACCTTATTGATGAGCCCGGCTATGGTGGCAGCCGCTGCGATCAATGGGCATGTGGCCGATGTCCGGGAAATGATGGAACCTGTCGGGGTTTGA
- a CDS encoding acyl carrier protein: MRPIPLLIVSATLALLVGCGGYSDPPAGVPAQVETRAMVKQIIARQFNVAEDTFSLADPIMGKKLGADELDLVELVMELEDNFQITLPDAVLIGSESDSGFQAGLTGQQLANLVEGELQKN, translated from the coding sequence ATGAGACCGATTCCGTTGCTTATCGTGAGTGCCACACTCGCACTGCTCGTCGGATGTGGCGGCTACTCTGACCCACCTGCAGGTGTCCCGGCTCAAGTCGAAACCCGAGCAATGGTCAAACAGATCATCGCCAGGCAATTCAACGTCGCGGAGGACACGTTCAGCCTTGCTGATCCAATAATGGGGAAAAAACTTGGTGCCGATGAGCTGGATCTGGTCGAACTGGTTATGGAACTCGAAGACAATTTTCAAATTACATTACCCGATGCCGTATTGATCGGCTCCGAGTCGGACAGCGGATTTCAAGCTGGCCTCACCGGCCAACAACTCGCCAACCTTGTAGAAGGTGAGCTACAGAAAAACTGA
- a CDS encoding cytochrome P450 family protein — MSNFMSNEIARQLYSQEFKRNPYPILHELLEQGPIVRSKFPFLGNVWMVSSHAAVNEMLKDRKRFVRDPASLGKGQRGYFPFWMPRSLRVMASGMILRDEPDHRRLRILVEQAFARRSLEQMQPRIEEMADELIQEMREKHRRTGQSVDLMAEYAQRFPIAVIAELLGLPEADRSRFGNWAEKFAIEPGLIGFLKLVPSLGKIEKYLRGQIQLCRDAPRPGLLTELVQAESDGQRLTEDELVAMAVLLLFAGFLTTTHLIGNGMLELFRHRDQQERLLGDDSLMESAINEILRYTSPVQFTKPMRAAEAMNYYGAELEKGDVLMAVLAAANVDPTVFVNPDRFDITRKPNPHIAFGAGIHVCLGMKLAKLEARVSFQKLWSELKNLELAITPEDVQWSKQKGVRRPQALPIQFG, encoded by the coding sequence TTGTCCAACTTCATGTCCAATGAAATTGCCCGTCAACTTTATTCGCAGGAGTTCAAACGGAATCCTTACCCGATTCTGCATGAACTCCTCGAACAGGGGCCGATTGTTCGCTCGAAGTTTCCCTTTCTGGGTAATGTCTGGATGGTCTCTTCTCATGCAGCCGTTAATGAGATGCTCAAAGATCGGAAGCGATTTGTTCGCGACCCGGCCAGTCTTGGCAAAGGTCAGCGAGGTTACTTTCCGTTCTGGATGCCGCGGAGTTTGCGGGTGATGGCTTCGGGCATGATTCTGCGGGATGAGCCCGATCATCGTCGCTTGCGAATCCTCGTTGAACAGGCATTTGCTCGACGAAGTCTCGAACAGATGCAGCCTCGCATCGAGGAAATGGCAGACGAATTAATTCAGGAGATGCGTGAAAAACATCGAAGGACTGGTCAGTCTGTCGACTTGATGGCCGAATATGCCCAGCGATTTCCAATAGCCGTCATCGCAGAATTGCTCGGATTACCCGAAGCGGATCGCTCTCGGTTCGGCAACTGGGCGGAGAAGTTTGCGATCGAACCAGGACTAATCGGCTTTCTGAAACTCGTCCCTTCGCTTGGGAAAATCGAAAAGTATCTGCGTGGTCAAATTCAACTTTGTCGAGACGCTCCACGCCCCGGCTTATTGACGGAACTGGTGCAGGCGGAAAGCGATGGGCAGCGACTGACCGAAGATGAGCTGGTTGCAATGGCGGTGCTGCTGTTATTTGCGGGGTTTCTGACGACAACCCACCTGATTGGCAACGGCATGCTCGAACTTTTTCGGCACCGTGATCAGCAGGAACGGCTATTGGGCGATGATTCGCTGATGGAAAGTGCCATCAACGAAATTCTGCGTTACACATCCCCAGTGCAATTCACTAAACCGATGCGTGCTGCTGAGGCGATGAATTATTATGGAGCCGAACTGGAAAAGGGAGACGTCTTGATGGCGGTCCTGGCAGCTGCCAATGTCGATCCTACGGTCTTTGTAAATCCAGATCGATTCGATATCACCCGCAAACCGAATCCGCACATTGCTTTCGGAGCGGGAATTCACGTCTGTCTGGGTATGAAACTGGCGAAACTCGAAGCGCGGGTTTCGTTTCAAAAATTATGGTCAGAACTGAAGAACCTGGAACTGGCTATTACTCCAGAAGATGTCCAATGGAGCAAACAAAAAGGTGTCCGACGTCCTCAAGCCTTACCGATTCAATTCGGCTGA
- the leuD gene encoding 3-isopropylmalate dehydratase small subunit produces MNEIKQVSGTCIPLILDDIDTDRIIPARFLRCVTFDGLGEHAFEDDRQQNPNHPFDNAKYQNSSVLLAGRNFGCGSSREHAPQSLMRWGIKAIIAESFAEIFFGNCTALGVPAVTASSTDVDELGRRVEADPQLEVKVDLVAKKVTAGDFSCDIDILDSARDALLSGQWDFMTLLLENQEFIKQTAEKIPYLSQFA; encoded by the coding sequence ATGAACGAAATCAAACAAGTTTCCGGCACCTGCATTCCTTTGATCCTGGATGACATCGATACCGATCGCATCATCCCGGCTCGATTCCTCCGCTGCGTCACCTTCGATGGACTTGGCGAGCATGCATTTGAAGATGACCGGCAGCAGAATCCGAATCATCCCTTCGATAATGCGAAGTATCAGAACAGTTCAGTGCTGCTGGCTGGCCGCAACTTTGGGTGTGGGTCATCCCGTGAACACGCTCCTCAGTCGCTGATGAGATGGGGAATCAAGGCGATCATTGCGGAATCATTTGCGGAGATCTTCTTCGGAAACTGTACCGCTCTCGGGGTTCCAGCTGTCACAGCCAGTTCAACAGATGTGGATGAACTGGGCAGACGGGTCGAAGCCGATCCTCAACTGGAAGTGAAAGTCGATCTGGTCGCGAAAAAGGTGACTGCAGGAGATTTCTCGTGCGACATCGATATCCTCGACTCTGCTCGCGACGCTTTGCTCTCGGGTCAGTGGGATTTTATGACTCTCCTGCTGGAAAATCAGGAATTCATCAAGCAGACCGCGGAAAAAATTCCTTATCTCAGTCAGTTCGCTTGA
- the purB gene encoding adenylosuccinate lyase has translation MTHDIYQNPLNTRYASREMSGIWSAQKKHSTWRRLWLALAESQQELGLDISEAQLNELRNSLDDIDFESAAKHEKNVRHDVMAHVHTWGDQCPAAKPIIHLGATSCFVTDNSELIQIRESLMLVRERLVNVIDQLAKFAKKYRDLPCLGFTHLQPAQPMTIGKRATLWCYDLVLDLDEINHRLAVLKMRGIKGTTGTQATFLQLFGGDHGKVAALDKLVCEKMGFESSYAVTGQTYSRKIDAQVLASLSGIAQSSHKAGSDIRILQHRKELEEPFEKNQIGSSAMAYKRNPMRSERMCALARFAMSLQANADQTMATQWMERTLDDSANRRLSLPQAFLSVDAILIIYRNICDGLVVYPKVIEKNLNAELPFMATEEILMAGVAAGGDRQELHELIRVYSHEASKVVKEEGLPNDLIERLTKDAAFSKIDLAATLDAKRYIGRSPEQVDEFLRDYIEPIRKDFAEALKRGNEDLDV, from the coding sequence ATGACACACGACATCTACCAAAATCCGCTCAATACCCGTTACGCTTCTCGTGAGATGAGTGGCATCTGGTCTGCTCAGAAGAAACATTCGACGTGGCGGCGGCTGTGGCTGGCGCTGGCGGAATCTCAACAGGAGTTGGGGCTGGATATTTCGGAGGCTCAGCTCAATGAGTTGCGTAACAGTCTGGATGATATTGATTTTGAGAGTGCGGCTAAGCATGAGAAGAATGTTCGTCACGATGTGATGGCTCATGTGCATACGTGGGGAGATCAATGCCCGGCTGCCAAACCGATTATTCACCTCGGAGCGACCAGCTGTTTTGTGACCGACAATTCGGAGTTGATTCAGATTCGCGAGAGCCTGATGCTCGTTCGCGAGAGGCTCGTGAATGTGATCGATCAGCTGGCGAAGTTCGCGAAAAAATATCGCGATCTCCCCTGCCTCGGTTTCACTCACCTGCAACCGGCTCAGCCTATGACCATCGGCAAACGGGCGACGCTGTGGTGTTATGATCTTGTGCTCGATCTCGATGAAATCAATCATCGACTCGCAGTGCTGAAAATGCGGGGCATTAAAGGGACGACCGGTACACAGGCGACTTTTCTGCAGTTGTTTGGAGGCGATCACGGCAAAGTTGCTGCTCTCGACAAACTCGTTTGCGAGAAGATGGGGTTTGAGAGTTCCTATGCGGTCACCGGGCAAACTTATTCCCGCAAGATTGACGCTCAAGTGCTGGCCAGCCTGAGTGGGATTGCTCAGTCATCTCACAAAGCGGGTTCGGATATTCGGATTCTGCAGCATCGAAAAGAATTGGAAGAGCCGTTCGAGAAGAATCAGATTGGTTCGTCAGCAATGGCTTACAAACGGAATCCGATGCGGTCCGAGCGGATGTGTGCGCTCGCTCGATTTGCGATGTCGCTGCAGGCGAATGCCGATCAAACGATGGCGACCCAGTGGATGGAACGCACGCTCGATGATTCGGCCAACCGAAGGCTTTCGTTGCCGCAGGCGTTTCTGTCGGTTGATGCGATCCTGATCATCTATCGCAATATTTGCGATGGGTTGGTCGTTTACCCGAAAGTGATCGAGAAGAATCTGAATGCGGAATTGCCATTCATGGCGACCGAAGAAATTCTGATGGCGGGCGTTGCGGCTGGCGGGGATCGTCAGGAACTGCATGAGCTGATTCGTGTTTACAGTCACGAGGCGTCGAAAGTCGTGAAAGAAGAAGGCTTGCCGAATGATTTGATCGAACGGCTGACGAAAGACGCAGCTTTCTCCAAAATCGACCTGGCGGCTACGCTGGATGCGAAACGGTATATCGGTCGGTCTCCGGAGCAGGTCGATGAATTTCTGCGGGATTATATTGAGCCCATCCGTAAGGATTTTGCGGAGGCGCTCAAGCGTGGAAACGAAGATTTGGATGTTTAG